Proteins from a single region of Desulfobacter postgatei 2ac9:
- a CDS encoding biotin--[acetyl-CoA-carboxylase] ligase: MKVNQILPDKRQTILEVLYRSNGEPVSGVKISEATGISRVAVWKHIKALKQAGVDIKGLPTGYQLQDTGNLLYPFCFPTHLQEKIFHFPELDSTMDQARKIARQGLQHAGCVIAEVQTASRGRLNRPWASARGGLWFTLILKPDLPPPLAWTMNFAASACMAEVLAGLFDLDVRVKWPNDLLLKGRKLSGLLAEMETRADMVNFLFLGIGLNVNNEPESNQYQAISLKTALGKSVSRKQILIRFLDLFESRISSVDPARIISRWKERTGTIGSDVRVQTHDRVYEGKALDVDDSGALIVQGRDGITRKIIYGDCFHA, encoded by the coding sequence ATGAAAGTTAACCAGATATTGCCGGATAAAAGGCAAACGATCCTTGAGGTTTTGTACCGGTCGAATGGTGAACCTGTTTCCGGGGTCAAAATCAGTGAAGCAACCGGAATTTCCCGGGTTGCGGTCTGGAAACATATTAAGGCATTAAAGCAGGCGGGCGTGGATATTAAGGGCCTGCCAACGGGCTATCAACTTCAGGACACCGGCAACCTGCTGTACCCGTTTTGTTTCCCAACGCACCTTCAGGAGAAAATCTTCCATTTCCCGGAACTTGACTCTACCATGGACCAGGCCCGAAAGATAGCCCGGCAAGGTCTCCAGCATGCCGGTTGCGTCATTGCCGAAGTCCAGACAGCCTCCAGGGGCAGACTGAACAGGCCCTGGGCCTCTGCCCGGGGCGGGCTTTGGTTTACCCTGATCCTTAAACCGGATTTGCCGCCGCCCCTGGCCTGGACCATGAATTTTGCCGCTTCGGCCTGCATGGCCGAAGTTCTGGCCGGCTTATTTGACCTGGATGTCCGTGTCAAATGGCCCAATGACCTGCTTCTCAAGGGCCGCAAGCTCTCCGGATTGCTGGCGGAAATGGAAACCCGGGCCGATATGGTTAATTTCCTGTTTCTGGGCATCGGCCTTAATGTGAACAATGAACCTGAATCAAATCAATACCAGGCCATTTCCCTGAAAACAGCCCTGGGAAAATCTGTGTCCAGAAAACAGATCCTGATCCGTTTCCTGGATCTGTTTGAATCCAGGATTTCGAGCGTTGATCCGGCCCGGATCATCAGCCGGTGGAAGGAACGGACCGGCACCATCGGCAGCGATGTCAGGGTTCAAACCCATGACCGGGTGTATGAGGGCAAGGCCCTGGATGTGGATGACTCCGGTGCCCTCATTGTCCAAGGCCGGGACGGCATCACCCGAAAAATTATTTATGGCGATTGTTTTCACGCCTGA
- a CDS encoding thioredoxin fold domain-containing protein: protein MKKIITLGMCFRRLAVFMLGFFIFSAGVSSGHAESVCEHVTLAWLQTQVTIPKDAELVFKKEQGVLCEAVLSINGGLAPVYAGKDFIVAGQMYKNGVSITRMTMSSLSEVADAERKKAKEKEAKDVEMRKSFFKLHAAELAELVSLSFAPGGVSDKFIYVISDPACSHCKALLDGLEEVAAEADLALKLVIYPVLGENSKAMTAHVICEQLGYGAYKTMKKIGPAKGCEKANQRVNKTFDLLNKADISFVPLVVAHDGSWVVEGNDICSVREYLGLDPGTGEKGGGCKKDQED, encoded by the coding sequence ATGAAAAAGATCATTACACTCGGAATGTGTTTCAGGCGCCTTGCTGTTTTTATGCTGGGATTTTTCATATTTTCAGCCGGTGTTTCTTCGGGGCATGCAGAATCGGTATGCGAACACGTTACTTTAGCCTGGTTACAAACCCAGGTCACTATACCCAAAGATGCGGAACTGGTATTTAAAAAAGAGCAGGGCGTTCTTTGTGAAGCCGTACTCTCCATTAACGGCGGTCTTGCGCCGGTATACGCGGGCAAGGATTTCATTGTGGCCGGCCAGATGTATAAAAACGGTGTATCCATCACACGGATGACCATGTCCAGCCTCTCTGAGGTTGCTGATGCAGAAAGAAAAAAAGCCAAGGAGAAAGAGGCAAAGGATGTGGAGATGCGTAAATCGTTTTTTAAACTCCATGCCGCAGAGCTGGCAGAACTGGTTTCTTTGAGCTTTGCGCCGGGAGGCGTGTCTGATAAATTCATCTATGTTATTTCAGATCCGGCCTGCAGCCACTGCAAGGCGCTTCTTGACGGCTTAGAAGAAGTTGCAGCAGAAGCGGATCTTGCCCTGAAACTGGTCATATATCCGGTTTTGGGAGAAAACAGCAAAGCCATGACTGCCCATGTCATCTGCGAACAACTTGGCTATGGTGCATATAAAACCATGAAAAAAATTGGCCCGGCAAAGGGCTGTGAAAAGGCGAACCAACGTGTAAACAAAACGTTTGATCTGCTCAATAAAGCTGATATCTCTTTCGTGCCCCTGGTGGTGGCCCATGACGGTTCCTGGGTGGTGGAAGGCAATGATATCTGCAGCGTCCGTGAGTACCTTGGACTGGATCCGGGTACCGGCGAAAAAGGCGGTGGCTGCAAAAAGGACCAGGAAGATTGA
- a CDS encoding LOG family protein — protein MDIPKIVSPDGYIDTIALHASGEEQMDVRFLFPKVSDYIVSSLKEGKPWFFSGRSGNAQMGLLTDTHMRGETPPTPEIDGSKILLSGIIRNLNPLLTNALDLFETGDEIGRLVVMDPELRIRDVRHYLHKRLFVGNRVGKGYYEGFDIRQEIDASTGKTCDYIEVALSSFQYCFEPEAMIRSSIDAVIKKGRSALNAIRSRVPMDPDHTLLNPGALFVGAIKISLGDIYGIIDAVVTPEKDDIIHLPARVLDPFRTFRNRQVELYHFGKTPIPLSDIRIRIRFFRSQNPLTVPLEKARVKEGYRLCDLLTHAEVSNLFDILDEKAMGLILYKGNFIQVPRAMDTKGEAQLEIIKNCLAKSTQRRHEPTIPETLGDRLKETLGKLSVLGGVNSRVFIGRDFPEREVVDALRRTGLCTFLINAENPCFADDEIRHMISLTHAGHDRCEFMRYDPVIDKLYSFYHGCFMEPDDWERFDRVRFWFAFYGSHAKAVDNGLTIDLINRLALRLGDEMGIVHGGGPGLMKEANDLARRHNIMSVGIAIELEGEEQASLTTCDGLIKYNEGLRLARQDHLQKLSNLPVINTGGYGSAEELSITITSMKLHENPLAPIILLDPDNLWDNARKQTQKIADKKYGPAFTPHLVKSCKNADQAETHLIEFLSDPDLWYEKNKIPAQSVEKARIKAARIRQSFLCIDNVEVFCTPSPRLSSVDGH, from the coding sequence ATGGACATACCCAAAATAGTCAGCCCGGACGGTTATATTGATACCATTGCCCTTCATGCGTCCGGAGAAGAGCAGATGGATGTTCGGTTTTTGTTCCCCAAAGTGTCGGATTATATTGTATCCTCTTTAAAGGAGGGCAAACCCTGGTTTTTTTCCGGCAGAAGCGGCAATGCCCAGATGGGTCTTTTGACCGACACCCACATGCGCGGTGAAACCCCGCCGACACCGGAGATTGACGGTTCAAAGATTCTGCTTTCCGGTATAATCCGAAATCTGAACCCCCTTTTGACCAACGCCCTTGATTTGTTTGAGACCGGGGATGAAATCGGGCGGCTGGTCGTTATGGATCCGGAACTGCGTATCCGGGATGTTCGCCATTATCTTCACAAACGGCTTTTTGTGGGCAACCGGGTGGGCAAGGGGTATTATGAAGGGTTTGATATCCGTCAGGAAATCGATGCTTCAACCGGAAAAACTTGCGATTATATTGAGGTGGCGCTCTCCTCTTTCCAATATTGTTTTGAACCCGAAGCCATGATCCGATCCAGTATTGACGCGGTAATTAAGAAGGGGCGAAGCGCCCTGAATGCCATTCGCTCCAGGGTGCCCATGGATCCGGATCATACCCTTCTAAATCCGGGTGCGCTTTTTGTGGGGGCCATCAAGATCTCTTTGGGTGACATTTACGGAATCATTGATGCCGTAGTCACCCCGGAAAAAGATGATATTATCCATCTGCCTGCCAGGGTGCTGGATCCTTTTCGCACCTTCAGGAACCGGCAGGTGGAACTGTATCATTTTGGGAAAACCCCGATACCCTTGAGTGATATTCGTATCCGCATTCGGTTTTTCAGAAGTCAAAACCCCTTGACCGTCCCCCTGGAAAAGGCCAGGGTAAAGGAAGGGTACCGGCTGTGCGATCTGCTTACCCATGCCGAGGTATCCAATCTGTTCGATATTCTGGATGAAAAAGCCATGGGCCTGATCCTGTACAAGGGTAATTTCATCCAGGTGCCCCGGGCCATGGATACCAAAGGGGAAGCCCAACTGGAGATTATTAAAAACTGTCTGGCCAAAAGTACCCAGCGCCGCCATGAACCCACCATTCCCGAAACCCTGGGTGACAGGCTCAAGGAGACTCTTGGCAAGCTGTCCGTTCTGGGCGGGGTCAATTCCCGGGTATTTATCGGCCGGGATTTTCCGGAGCGGGAAGTGGTGGATGCGCTGAGAAGAACCGGGTTATGCACATTTCTTATCAATGCGGAAAATCCGTGTTTCGCCGATGACGAGATACGGCACATGATCTCTTTGACCCATGCCGGTCACGACAGGTGCGAATTCATGCGGTACGATCCTGTGATCGACAAACTATATTCATTTTACCACGGGTGCTTCATGGAACCTGACGACTGGGAGCGCTTTGATCGGGTAAGGTTCTGGTTTGCCTTTTACGGGTCACATGCCAAAGCTGTGGATAACGGCCTGACCATTGATTTGATTAATCGCCTGGCCCTGCGTTTAGGTGATGAGATGGGCATTGTGCACGGTGGGGGCCCCGGTCTAATGAAGGAAGCCAATGATTTGGCCCGCCGGCACAATATCATGAGTGTGGGCATCGCCATTGAGCTTGAAGGCGAGGAACAGGCCTCTTTAACCACCTGTGACGGGTTGATTAAATATAATGAAGGCCTGCGACTTGCCCGCCAGGATCATCTGCAGAAATTGAGCAACCTGCCCGTTATCAATACCGGTGGGTACGGCAGTGCCGAAGAGTTGAGCATCACCATCACATCCATGAAACTTCATGAAAATCCTCTGGCCCCCATTATCCTTCTGGACCCGGATAATTTATGGGACAATGCCAGAAAGCAGACCCAGAAAATCGCAGATAAAAAATACGGGCCCGCATTCACGCCCCATCTTGTGAAGTCCTGTAAGAATGCAGACCAGGCTGAAACCCATCTGATTGAATTTTTATCAGATCCTGATCTCTGGTATGAGAAGAATAAAATACCGGCCCAAAGTGTGGAAAAGGCAAGGATCAAGGCAGCAAGGATTCGCCAGTCCTTTTTGTGCATTGATAATGTGGAGGTGTTTTGCACACCCAGTCCGCGACTTTCTTCCGTAGATGGGCATTAA
- a CDS encoding energy-coupling factor transporter transmembrane component T family protein — translation MTLFSYRPGNTLWHTLDVRCKCLLVCLLSPPVLNTGLPANIVCLCVLMFILKKLGVGPATLVKALKAFLLFLILIFFCRWAGTPGDPMVTLHGFSLSRQGFTSGSLVALRFLVVMLLGLILTATTRSMEIKAAVQWFFKPVPFIPEKRVAVMVGLALKFMPLILANAREVTHAVNARCGNLRKNPVQRLINLSWPLLKKTFQSADDLTFAMQARCYNENRTDPRFSTNGKEGWVVGLALVFSAGMLLMG, via the coding sequence GTGACACTTTTTTCTTATCGTCCCGGTAACACCTTATGGCACACCCTGGATGTCCGGTGCAAATGCCTTCTGGTCTGCCTGTTGAGCCCGCCTGTACTAAACACGGGATTGCCCGCGAATATTGTCTGCTTGTGCGTTTTAATGTTTATATTGAAAAAATTGGGGGTGGGCCCGGCAACGCTTGTAAAGGCCCTGAAAGCCTTCCTTTTGTTTTTAATACTGATATTTTTCTGCCGGTGGGCAGGCACGCCCGGTGATCCCATGGTGACCCTGCATGGATTCAGCCTGAGCCGCCAGGGTTTTACTTCCGGCAGCCTGGTTGCGTTACGGTTTCTGGTCGTCATGCTGTTAGGGCTGATATTGACGGCAACAACCCGGTCCATGGAAATCAAGGCGGCTGTCCAGTGGTTTTTCAAACCTGTTCCTTTTATTCCTGAAAAACGGGTAGCTGTGATGGTGGGTCTGGCCCTGAAATTCATGCCCCTGATCCTCGCTAACGCCAGGGAAGTGACCCATGCCGTCAATGCGCGGTGCGGCAATTTAAGGAAAAATCCTGTGCAGCGACTTATCAACCTCTCCTGGCCCCTGCTGAAAAAAACATTTCAATCCGCAGATGACCTGACTTTTGCCATGCAGGCCAGGTGTTACAATGAAAACCGCACGGATCCACGGTTTTCCACCAATGGAAAAGAGGGTTGGGTCGTTGGTCTGGCTCTTGTTTTTTCGGCCGGGATGCTACTGATGGGCTGA
- a CDS encoding glycogen/starch/alpha-glucan phosphorylase produces MENQKSYPGKAPESNDQPATDLNEDIKHHIMTTMGNDFYPPRKDTYYKGLAYSVRDRLVKRWLNSQRSFYDRSAKRVYYLSLEFLPGRFLMNYVTNMQLNKACEKTLEETGFTMEEIEEQEWDAGLGNGGLGRLASCYMDSMASLNIPAYGYGIMYDYGIFYQTIVNGYQVEQCDNWVRWGNPWEFKRRGFLYNVQFYGRSELYKNSSGKLCYRWVDTLDINAMACDILIPGYGTQNVNNMRLWAAMSSQEFSLEEFNQGDYIGAMESKVLTENISKVLYPSDEKDVGKELRLKQQYFFVAATFQDIVRRFKKHNPDFKLLPDRVAVQLNDTHPAIAIPELMRLLLDEEDLEWETAWEISVKTFAYTNHTVLPEALESWPVRLISKLLPRHMEIIYEINRRFLNMVEKQYPNNPQLLHRISIIEDGPEQRVRMAHLAIVGSHTVNGVAALHSRILKDKLFHDFNIIFPGKIINVTNGVTPRRWVLQVNPALSSLITDTIGSDWITDLDQLKKLIPHADNPAFREKWRQVKLANKARLVKYIKRKVGMDVNPDTLFDVHVKRIHEYKRQLLNIFHVITLYNRIKKDPSKEIVPRTVIFAGKAAPAYVQAKLIIKLINSVADLVNNDPDVNHKLEVVFLPNYCVSQAEKIIPATDLSEQISTAGLEASGTGNMKFALNGALTIGTLDGANIEIMEEVGEDNIFIFGLTAKEVEKKRAQGYNPWDYYSRDEELRTTLDMVRLNHFIPGEPNLFLPIWDSLMALGDRYLVLADFRAFIQAQDRVRTLYQDQEQWTRCSILNTANMGKFSSDRAVREYARDIWKIESCK; encoded by the coding sequence ATGGAAAACCAGAAAAGTTATCCGGGTAAGGCTCCGGAAAGCAATGACCAGCCAGCCACAGATCTTAACGAAGATATCAAACATCACATCATGACAACCATGGGGAATGATTTTTATCCCCCCAGGAAAGACACTTATTACAAGGGGTTGGCCTACAGTGTCCGTGACCGGTTGGTGAAAAGGTGGCTCAACTCCCAGCGTTCTTTCTACGATAGAAGTGCAAAACGGGTCTATTATCTTTCCCTGGAGTTTTTGCCCGGCCGTTTTTTAATGAATTATGTCACCAATATGCAATTGAACAAAGCGTGCGAAAAAACCCTGGAAGAAACCGGTTTTACCATGGAGGAGATTGAGGAGCAGGAGTGGGATGCAGGCCTTGGCAACGGGGGCTTGGGTAGGCTTGCGTCGTGCTACATGGACTCCATGGCATCTTTGAATATCCCGGCATATGGCTATGGTATCATGTATGATTACGGCATATTTTATCAAACCATTGTGAACGGGTATCAGGTTGAACAATGCGATAACTGGGTGCGATGGGGCAATCCTTGGGAATTTAAGCGCCGGGGATTTTTATACAATGTTCAGTTTTACGGCAGGTCTGAACTCTATAAAAACAGTTCGGGCAAGCTTTGTTACCGGTGGGTGGATACGTTAGACATTAATGCCATGGCCTGTGATATTCTTATTCCGGGTTACGGTACCCAGAATGTGAACAACATGCGGCTGTGGGCAGCCATGTCCAGCCAGGAGTTTTCTTTGGAGGAGTTTAATCAGGGCGACTATATTGGCGCAATGGAGAGCAAGGTGCTCACGGAAAATATATCCAAGGTGCTTTATCCCAGTGATGAGAAAGATGTGGGCAAGGAACTTCGCCTCAAACAGCAGTATTTCTTTGTGGCGGCCACCTTCCAGGATATTGTGCGCAGGTTTAAAAAGCACAACCCGGATTTCAAATTATTGCCAGACCGGGTTGCGGTTCAGCTCAACGACACCCATCCTGCCATTGCCATTCCCGAACTCATGCGTCTGTTGCTCGATGAGGAAGATCTTGAATGGGAAACTGCCTGGGAAATTTCAGTAAAAACGTTTGCCTATACCAACCACACAGTGCTTCCAGAAGCCCTGGAGTCCTGGCCGGTCCGCCTTATTTCAAAGTTGCTGCCCCGTCATATGGAGATCATTTACGAGATAAACAGACGGTTTTTAAACATGGTCGAAAAACAGTATCCGAACAACCCCCAGTTATTACACCGTATCTCCATAATTGAAGACGGCCCGGAACAAAGGGTGCGTATGGCCCATCTGGCCATTGTGGGGAGCCACACGGTCAACGGCGTGGCCGCCCTTCATTCCAGGATTCTCAAAGATAAATTATTTCACGATTTTAACATTATTTTTCCCGGGAAAATTATCAATGTTACCAACGGCGTGACCCCTCGACGGTGGGTACTCCAGGTAAACCCGGCTTTATCATCCCTTATCACCGACACCATTGGATCAGACTGGATTACCGATCTTGACCAACTTAAAAAACTTATTCCCCATGCAGACAATCCTGCTTTTCGTGAAAAATGGCGTCAGGTAAAATTGGCGAATAAAGCGCGTTTGGTAAAATATATCAAACGGAAAGTGGGCATGGATGTAAACCCTGATACGCTGTTTGACGTTCATGTGAAGCGGATTCACGAATACAAACGTCAGCTGTTGAATATTTTCCATGTCATCACCCTGTATAACCGGATAAAAAAGGATCCTTCCAAAGAGATTGTGCCAAGGACGGTTATTTTTGCCGGCAAGGCGGCTCCTGCTTATGTCCAGGCAAAACTGATTATCAAGCTGATCAATTCCGTTGCGGATCTTGTGAATAATGATCCGGATGTTAACCATAAGCTTGAGGTTGTTTTTTTACCGAATTATTGTGTTTCCCAGGCTGAGAAGATCATACCCGCAACCGATCTGTCTGAGCAGATTTCAACGGCGGGACTTGAAGCGTCAGGTACGGGAAATATGAAATTTGCCTTAAACGGGGCGCTGACCATCGGCACCCTTGACGGAGCCAACATCGAGATCATGGAAGAGGTGGGTGAAGACAATATCTTTATTTTTGGTCTGACCGCCAAAGAGGTGGAAAAAAAGAGGGCTCAAGGATACAACCCCTGGGACTATTACAGTAGGGATGAAGAGCTGCGAACCACGCTGGACATGGTCAGGCTGAATCATTTTATTCCGGGAGAGCCCAATCTTTTTCTGCCCATCTGGGATTCGCTGATGGCCCTTGGAGATCGCTATCTTGTCCTTGCTGATTTTCGCGCCTTTATCCAGGCCCAGGATAGGGTCCGCACCCTTTATCAGGATCAGGAGCAGTGGACCCGATGTTCCATTTTAAATACGGCAAATATGGGAAAATTCTCCAGCGACAGAGCTGTCAGGGAGTATGCCCGGGATATCTGGAAAATTGAATCTTGTAAATAG
- a CDS encoding energy-coupling factor ABC transporter ATP-binding protein — MDNVLLKTDHLTHAFGSGDTGIFEICLTVFRDDFIVLAGKNGCGKTTLIRHFNGLLMADTGRVLFNGQDIQKNLTFARKKIGMVFQDPDTQIIADTVFDETAFGPENLNMGREEINGKVNKVLTLLDLDHLRDRNPATLSGGEKRRLAIAGILVMEPDLIVFDEPFANLDYPSVLSLAGLCRKLHHSGHAIVMTTHDVAPVITFATKMVIMDKGRIKEQGDPILLAPCLESYGVKNPFTPMAQAWTR; from the coding sequence ATGGATAACGTATTGCTGAAAACAGATCATCTGACCCATGCCTTTGGTTCGGGGGATACAGGCATATTTGAGATTTGTCTGACCGTGTTCCGGGATGATTTCATTGTGCTTGCCGGGAAAAACGGATGCGGAAAAACCACCTTGATCCGTCATTTCAACGGTCTGTTGATGGCGGATACCGGCCGGGTTCTGTTCAACGGGCAGGATATTCAAAAAAACCTCACCTTTGCCCGCAAAAAAATAGGTATGGTTTTCCAGGACCCGGATACCCAGATCATTGCAGATACCGTGTTTGATGAAACCGCCTTTGGTCCGGAAAATTTAAACATGGGCCGGGAAGAGATTAATGGCAAAGTGAATAAAGTCCTTACCCTGCTCGACCTGGACCACTTACGAGACAGAAATCCTGCCACCCTTTCCGGCGGAGAAAAGCGGCGGCTGGCCATTGCCGGCATCCTGGTCATGGAACCGGATCTCATTGTTTTTGACGAACCGTTTGCCAATCTGGACTATCCATCTGTTTTATCCCTGGCCGGACTGTGCCGAAAACTTCACCACTCCGGGCACGCCATTGTCATGACCACCCATGATGTGGCACCGGTGATCACGTTTGCCACTAAAATGGTAATCATGGACAAAGGACGGATCAAGGAACAAGGAGATCCGATCTTGCTTGCCCCCTGTCTTGAATCATATGGCGTAAAAAATCCGTTTACCCCCATGGCACAGGCGTGGACACGGTGA
- a CDS encoding biotin transporter BioY, which produces MDVSLKPIVYSALFIALISIGALIAIPVGPVPIVLQNMFVLLAGLILPPAWAAGCVAVYLLMGFAGLPVFAGGTSGIGKVVGPTGGYLLSYLPAAFLTSVISGRTKNSLIRDSVATITGMAVIYLFGVPWLKWVLAISWSKALAAGMYPFLAGAVVKMIAAVIIARKLRPLIRL; this is translated from the coding sequence ATGGATGTTTCTTTAAAACCGATTGTATATTCAGCCCTTTTTATCGCCCTGATCAGTATTGGCGCATTGATTGCCATACCTGTGGGCCCTGTCCCCATTGTACTTCAAAACATGTTTGTCCTCCTGGCGGGTTTGATCCTGCCGCCGGCCTGGGCTGCCGGGTGCGTGGCGGTTTATCTGCTCATGGGATTTGCCGGACTGCCGGTATTTGCCGGCGGCACTTCGGGTATTGGAAAAGTGGTCGGCCCCACCGGCGGATATCTTCTCTCTTATCTGCCGGCCGCTTTCCTTACCTCTGTCATATCCGGTCGCACTAAAAATAGCCTGATCCGGGATAGTGTGGCCACCATTACCGGAATGGCGGTGATTTACCTGTTCGGTGTCCCCTGGCTGAAATGGGTGCTGGCCATCTCCTGGAGCAAGGCCCTGGCTGCGGGCATGTACCCCTTTCTTGCCGGTGCTGTGGTTAAAATGATTGCAGCGGTAATAATCGCCCGAAAGCTTCGTCCCCTGATCCGGTTGTAA
- the rfbB gene encoding dTDP-glucose 4,6-dehydratase, translated as MRKLLVTGGAGFIGTNFVYYWLNKYPEDHIVVLDALTYAGNRVNLIRAEKNPKFKFVHGNILDQPLVETLLKDHNIDTIVHFAAESHVDRSIHGPDEFINTNIVGTHTLLKAAKKIWLDSGSKPHRFHHISTDEVYGTLGPDHPPFTELTPYAPNSPYAASKASSDHLVRAYHETYGLDTTISNCSNNYGPFQFPEKLIPLVIINILFNKPLPIYGDGKQIRDWLYVDDHNRGVDLILRKGRPGQTYNIGGTNEWANIDIVHLICDLLLEQFSSDKSLSERFAKSAAAQAKHPATLVSHVKDRAGHDRRYAINADKIKDDLGFIPEESFETGIRKTLTWFLEHQPWWKQLLNESYKDWITTNYS; from the coding sequence ATGAGAAAACTCCTTGTCACAGGCGGTGCCGGTTTCATCGGCACCAACTTCGTATATTACTGGCTCAACAAATACCCGGAAGACCACATCGTGGTTTTGGACGCCCTGACTTACGCCGGCAACAGGGTCAACCTGATACGCGCTGAGAAAAATCCAAAATTTAAATTTGTCCACGGCAACATTCTGGATCAACCCCTTGTGGAGACCCTGCTTAAAGATCACAACATTGACACGATTGTCCATTTTGCAGCAGAGTCCCATGTAGACCGATCCATCCACGGCCCGGATGAATTTATCAACACCAATATTGTCGGCACTCACACCCTGCTCAAAGCCGCCAAAAAGATCTGGCTGGACTCGGGCAGTAAACCCCACAGGTTCCACCATATTTCAACAGACGAGGTGTATGGCACATTAGGGCCTGATCACCCGCCTTTTACAGAGTTAACCCCCTATGCACCAAACTCACCCTATGCAGCCAGCAAGGCATCCTCTGACCATTTGGTCCGGGCATACCACGAAACCTACGGCCTTGATACCACCATCAGCAACTGCTCCAACAACTATGGCCCCTTTCAGTTCCCGGAAAAACTGATCCCCCTTGTGATTATCAATATCCTGTTTAATAAACCCCTGCCAATATATGGTGACGGCAAACAGATCCGGGACTGGCTTTATGTAGACGACCACAACCGGGGTGTGGACCTGATATTGAGAAAAGGGAGACCCGGACAGACCTATAATATCGGCGGCACCAATGAATGGGCAAATATTGATATTGTGCATCTAATCTGCGACCTGTTGCTGGAACAATTTTCCAGCGATAAAAGCCTGTCTGAACGATTTGCCAAATCTGCGGCAGCACAGGCAAAACATCCAGCCACCTTGGTCTCCCACGTGAAAGACAGGGCAGGGCATGACCGGCGGTATGCCATCAATGCCGACAAGATCAAGGATGATCTTGGATTCATACCCGAAGAATCCTTTGAAACCGGCATCCGCAAAACCCTTACGTGGTTCCTGGAGCATCAACCATGGTGGAAGCAACTGCTGAATGAGTCATATAAAGACTGGATTACGACAAATTATTCTTGA